A genome region from Nocardioides cynanchi includes the following:
- the galK gene encoding galactokinase — protein MPAVVASAPGRVNLIGEHTDYNGGLCLPLALPQRTTVRLETRSDPRLRLRSRQESDGWEGAVEDRPTGWAAYVAGVVAALRADGDDVPGFDAEIDSDVPLGAGLSSSAALECATAVAVAALIGLDLDDPGRRRLAAACIRAENDYVGAPTGGMDQTVAMLARPGHALLLDFAGDDVTQVPVPLPLEDAGLVLLVTDTRVSHTLTDGSYGDRRTECRAAAAALGVTELSRADLRRVEAMADLVLRRRARHVLTENDRVRSAVALIGAGDWTGLGRVLDASHVSMRDDFEISCRELDLAVTAARGAGALGARMTGGGFGGSAVALVPASALDDVRRAVTAAFAEAGLAEPAHLVATPGEAARVETVS, from the coding sequence ACCGACTACAACGGCGGGCTGTGCCTTCCGCTGGCCCTCCCGCAGCGGACGACGGTCCGGCTCGAGACCCGCTCGGACCCTCGCCTCCGGCTGCGCAGCCGTCAGGAGAGCGACGGGTGGGAGGGTGCGGTCGAGGACCGTCCCACCGGCTGGGCGGCGTACGTCGCCGGGGTCGTCGCCGCCCTGCGCGCGGACGGTGACGACGTCCCCGGCTTCGACGCGGAGATCGACTCCGACGTACCGCTCGGCGCCGGCCTGTCGAGCTCGGCGGCGCTCGAGTGCGCGACCGCCGTGGCGGTGGCCGCCCTGATCGGCCTCGACCTCGACGACCCAGGCCGTCGGCGGCTGGCCGCAGCCTGCATCCGGGCCGAGAACGACTACGTCGGGGCGCCGACCGGGGGCATGGACCAGACCGTGGCGATGCTCGCCCGGCCCGGGCACGCGCTGCTCCTCGACTTCGCCGGCGACGACGTCACGCAGGTGCCGGTCCCGCTGCCGCTCGAGGACGCCGGGTTGGTGCTGCTGGTGACCGACACCAGGGTCAGCCACACCCTCACCGACGGCTCGTACGGCGACCGGCGCACCGAGTGCCGGGCCGCCGCCGCAGCGCTCGGGGTGACCGAGCTCAGCCGGGCCGACCTCCGGCGGGTCGAGGCCATGGCCGACCTCGTGCTGCGTCGACGAGCCCGGCACGTCCTCACCGAGAACGACCGGGTCCGCAGCGCCGTCGCCCTGATCGGCGCGGGCGACTGGACGGGTCTGGGCCGGGTGCTCGATGCCTCGCACGTCTCGATGCGCGACGACTTCGAGATCTCGTGCCGAGAGCTGGACCTGGCGGTCACCGCCGCTCGCGGGGCCGGGGCACTCGGGGCCCGGATGACCGGTGGCGGCTTCGGCGGGTCGGCGGTCGCGCTGGTCCCGGCCTCGGCGCTGGACGACGTACGCCGTGCGGTCACCGCCGCCTTCGCCGAGGCGGGACTCGCGGAGCCCGCCCATCTGGTCGCGACCCCGGGCGAGGCCGCTCGGGTCGAGACCGTCAGCTGA
- a CDS encoding YiaA/YiaB family inner membrane protein: MTTPDSTQKNTSAFYLQAAAAFGVSLFAMIAAIYYLPADAWVKAFLALGTMFLTTSSFTLAKCVRDAQEDQMVVRRLDQARLDRALASHDPFKNAG, encoded by the coding sequence ATGACGACTCCTGACAGCACCCAGAAGAACACCAGCGCCTTCTACCTGCAGGCCGCCGCCGCGTTCGGCGTCTCCCTGTTCGCGATGATCGCCGCGATCTACTACCTGCCCGCCGACGCGTGGGTGAAGGCCTTCCTGGCCCTCGGGACGATGTTCCTGACCACGTCGAGCTTCACCCTCGCCAAGTGCGTCCGTGACGCCCAGGAGGACCAGATGGTCGTCCGGCGCCTGGACCAGGCCCGCCTCGACCGCGCCCTGGCCAGCCACGACCCGTTCAAGAACGCAGGCTGA